From the Leptolyngbya sp. O-77 genome, one window contains:
- a CDS encoding MSMEG_0567/Sll0786 family nitrogen starvation N-acetyltransferase, producing the protein MDSNRYHFELARSPYEVNEYFNLRRMIFCTEQGLFQDSDVDSIDDIAYPIIAIENATDRVVGIVRIYEPEPGLWYGGRLGTHPDYRRGWQIGKGLIYKAVTTANTWGCHRFLATVQLQNVRFFQRLHWQTLEELTLCDRPHHLMEADLHHYPAGTEVRPAMPYNLYSTVQYERAS; encoded by the coding sequence ATGGACAGTAATCGATACCATTTTGAACTGGCGCGATCGCCCTATGAAGTGAACGAATATTTCAACCTGCGCCGCATGATCTTTTGCACAGAGCAGGGCTTGTTTCAAGATAGCGATGTGGACAGCATTGACGACATCGCCTATCCCATCATTGCAATTGAAAATGCAACGGATCGAGTCGTCGGTATTGTCCGCATCTACGAACCCGAACCGGGGCTGTGGTATGGCGGACGGCTGGGCACGCACCCCGACTATCGGCGCGGCTGGCAGATTGGCAAAGGGCTGATTTACAAAGCAGTCACCACCGCCAACACCTGGGGCTGCCATCGGTTTTTAGCGACGGTGCAACTGCAAAACGTGCGTTTCTTTCAGCGGCTGCACTGGCAAACCCTGGAGGAACTGACCCTGTGCGATCGCCCCCACCATCTCATGGAGGCTGATTTGCACCATTACCCAGCGGGAACCGAGGTGCGGCCTGCAATGCCCTACAATCTCTACAGCACGGTGCAGTACGAGCGGGCGAGCTAG